A window of Candidatus Bathyarchaeota archaeon genomic DNA:
CAATTCCAAAGTTGTCTGTGCTGTAGCTGGCATCAAAATACACGGTCCGATAATCAGTAGTGTACCAGCTGGCGTAAGGCACGGCATCAGGCGGCGTAGTGTCAACCACGATGGAGGCATTTGCAGTTGAGATTTGGCTTTCGCTGTTTTGGAATTCAGCGTATATGGTGTAGTTTTTGTCTCCCTCTGTCACCGTATAATTTGCTTGGGTTGCATAGTCTTCCCATTCTGACCAAGATGAGTTATCGGTGGAGAATCGCATCTGAACAGCGTTGCTTGAGAACAGAGTGAATGATAGGGTGGTTGAGTTGGTGTAGGCTTCTCCAGTGTTTATTACTATGGAGCCTGTTTGGGCATACACTTGTCCGCTGAAGAGGCTTGCTGCGGAGACTGCGGTGAGGATTAGCATTACGGTTAAGGCAACGGGGGGTAGCTTTGTTTGGTAAACTTTCATTTGGGTGCACTCTAAAAAGCTACAGCGCCAGTTTTCAATATAAAACTTTACCAGAATTGTACCCGCCTCTCAGCTTCTTTAAGGAAAAGAAGATTCCCAATGGAGATCAGGTTCGTGTTTTTCCACCGTTCTCTGCAATCAAAGCTCTAAGTTGCCCAGCCGCCTTCTCCAGCCACCCATTAGGTTCCCCATTTTTTGACATCATGGTCAAATGCAACTCCACCCTGTTGCAACCCATCGGATGCGACTTAACGTAAACCCCACGATACTCCGCCATCACCCTATCTATGAGCGGAGCCAAACGTGACTCCACAACACCATCTGAAAAAACGCTACATTCACAAAAAACGCAATCTCCACCAGCCACCCTAATCTCAGCTGCGATGCTTTCAGTGAAAATCGCTTTCATTTCAGCAGGTACTCCAGGTAAAGCGTACAAAACTGTTTCGCCGATTTGAGCCCGCAGCGCAGGTGCAGTTCCGATTGGGTTGTTTACAGGTTGAGTTGTTTCTGGAAAAATCGCCATCTTGACCCTCGGCGGCGTCATCTCAACTTCACCGGGCATGCCGTGGTTTTTGGCGAATTCGGTACATTTCCGCTTCACCGTTTCGTATGCATCGGCGTTTACAGCGAGTTTTTGGTTTAGGGCTTTGGCGATACCTTGGAAGGTTTTGTCGTCAAAAGTCGGACCTAAACCGCCTGTGGTGATGATGAATCGGGGTTTTCTGCAAGCGACTTCTTGAATACAGGCGGCGATTTCGTCGATGACATCTTGGATTACAGTGACTCGCCTTAAGTTCGCGCCCAACGCGGTGATTTGTTTTGCAAGCCAATAAGCATTGGTGTTTTCGATTTTACCGATGAGCAATTCGTTACCGATGCAGATGACTTCGACATCAACGGTCAAAGGGGTTCCTCGTTTAGCCTTTCCAAAAAAGGTGCATAGTCAAGGCTATGAATGCTGTTGGTTCCCCTTGTTGGGGTGAACCTATTTTTTGCTAAGGTACCATTTAAGGTACTCTTTTCGGCGGGCTGCTTTGGCATCTTCCTCGCTGTCGTAGTCTGGTCGGCGTTTGTCGTGGTAATCGTTGAGTTCCTGCCCTGTGCAGGATAAGCCGCAACCTTTGCAGACGTAGTGCTTGGTTAAGGAGATGTAGTGCATTTCTCCGCCGCATTCGGGACAATAATTCACCATTTATGTATGCCCTTTTTCGGTTTTGTAGTTAATCGGCGACGGAGAAATATTAGTCTTGTGCGGTTTTGTCGGGTTTTCGGGCTTGAAAACCTTTGAACCATTCCAGTGCCGTGTGAAGGGTGGATTTTTATGAAAAAAGCGTCTTTATTGTTGTTACTCAATATTATTATTCGATTAAACCATTCTATAATAAATGTGGGGGGTTGTAGTCGTAAGTTCCCTATGTTCCCCTAAGTGTAGGTTGCTTCGTGTATCTGTCCACCTTTACGACTACAACTCATCCTAAAAGGGGGTTTAGACGTGGCGGTACATTTGGTCATCAGTGTACTGTCCCGTATTCATTTCCTGCTCAATTTCCCGCAAC
This region includes:
- a CDS encoding molybdopterin-binding protein; translation: MTVDVEVICIGNELLIGKIENTNAYWLAKQITALGANLRRVTVIQDVIDEIAACIQEVACRKPRFIITTGGLGPTFDDKTFQGIAKALNQKLAVNADAYETVKRKCTEFAKNHGMPGEVEMTPPRVKMAIFPETTQPVNNPIGTAPALRAQIGETVLYALPGVPAEMKAIFTESIAAEIRVAGGDCVFCECSVFSDGVVESRLAPLIDRVMAEYRGVYVKSHPMGCNRVELHLTMMSKNGEPNGWLEKAAGQLRALIAENGGKTRT
- a CDS encoding PKD domain-containing protein; this encodes MKVYQTKLPPVALTVMLILTAVSAASLFSGQVYAQTGSIVINTGEAYTNSTTLSFTLFSSNAVQMRFSTDNSSWSEWEDYATQANYTVTEGDKNYTIYAEFQNSESQISTANASIVVDTTPPDAVPYASWYTTDYRTVYFDASYSTDNFGIANVVWDFGDGNVTSGVTVIHAYTDAGNYTVTLSVIDHAGNNGSSTLIARIPDLTATPTPTATPTPAPTTYIPPTTQPTANPPASPTPEPNGLNSDWTIALIIVAVIAVFGVVIVVLLRKNSKP